In Aquimarina sp. TRL1, a single window of DNA contains:
- a CDS encoding nitrilase-related carbon-nitrogen hydrolase, with the protein MKKEHRFKLIFLSLLVLISLFANGRFALFFAPWISTTMLLFASRRFSPVRSFLFSWLFLTATFSFQFYNVFPIPLHFHIISMAIPALFSALPFLVDILFSNHRNKFIHTLIFPIASVVISYVYHKYYPYGSWGHIAYTQESQSILIQSIAVFGLSYITFLIGWFASICNWIYLQHFNSKAIKKSILTFGIVFMITTLFGSYRILFQKADSDTVRIASISLLKEYAIYDNDLFGLAIEGGKEKFKKQSSALLSNLFERSIQEAKAGAKIVFWSEGNGLVLKEDELSLYVTASEIAKKQDIYLGIAIGVIDQHESKPYENKFVLFTPNGHKAIDYWKGIPVPGFEASISNNKQVGIQKTETPYGTIGAAICFDMDFPHFLKQAKGSDILLAPSNDWKAIDPIHTKMAKFRAIEQGFNLIRQTSNGLSAGFDYTGKTISEMDYFQDKGKILITQLPTKGVTTIYSVIGDLFIVGCLTSFILISIVFKTQSPEKE; encoded by the coding sequence ATGAAGAAAGAGCATCGTTTCAAATTAATTTTCTTATCTCTATTAGTTCTAATTTCTCTATTCGCAAACGGAAGATTTGCATTGTTTTTTGCTCCATGGATTTCAACGACCATGTTGCTATTTGCCAGCCGTCGGTTTTCTCCAGTTCGCAGTTTCCTTTTTTCTTGGTTATTTCTGACAGCTACCTTCTCTTTCCAGTTCTATAATGTATTTCCCATTCCATTGCATTTCCATATAATAAGCATGGCCATACCAGCCCTTTTCTCTGCTTTGCCATTTCTAGTCGATATCTTATTTTCCAACCATCGAAATAAATTTATTCATACTCTCATATTCCCTATTGCTTCGGTAGTAATTAGTTATGTATATCACAAATACTATCCATATGGTAGTTGGGGGCATATTGCATATACACAAGAATCTCAATCAATACTAATACAATCGATCGCCGTATTCGGGTTAAGTTATATCACCTTTCTTATCGGTTGGTTTGCTTCTATATGTAATTGGATTTATCTACAACATTTTAATTCAAAAGCTATTAAGAAAAGTATCCTGACCTTTGGAATTGTTTTTATGATAACCACACTCTTTGGAAGCTACCGCATCTTATTTCAAAAAGCAGATTCAGATACTGTACGAATAGCATCGATATCACTGCTAAAAGAATATGCTATTTACGACAATGATTTATTTGGGTTAGCAATAGAAGGAGGGAAAGAAAAATTTAAAAAGCAATCTTCGGCATTACTTTCGAATCTATTTGAAAGAAGTATACAGGAAGCAAAAGCAGGAGCAAAAATTGTATTTTGGTCAGAAGGGAATGGTCTAGTACTCAAGGAAGATGAACTATCACTATACGTAACGGCCAGTGAAATCGCTAAGAAACAGGACATCTACTTAGGAATTGCTATAGGAGTCATTGATCAACACGAAAGCAAACCTTATGAAAACAAGTTTGTATTATTTACTCCCAACGGACATAAAGCGATAGATTATTGGAAAGGAATTCCTGTTCCAGGATTCGAAGCATCCATAAGCAATAATAAACAAGTAGGGATTCAGAAAACAGAAACCCCTTATGGTACTATCGGAGCTGCCATCTGCTTTGATATGGACTTTCCTCACTTCTTGAAACAAGCAAAAGGATCAGATATTTTATTAGCACCTAGTAATGATTGGAAGGCTATAGATCCAATCCATACAAAAATGGCCAAATTCAGAGCAATTGAACAAGGATTTAACCTAATTCGTCAAACCAGTAATGGATTATCTGCCGGTTTTGACTATACCGGAAAAACAATTAGTGAAATGGATTATTTTCAGGATAAAGGAAAAATTCTAATTACTCAATTACCAACTAAAGGAGTAACTACCATCTATTCTGTTATAGGAGATCTATTTATTGTAGGTTGCCTTACCTCCTTTATCCTCATCAGTATTGTTTTTAAAACACAATCCCCAGAAAAAGAATAG
- a CDS encoding LytTR family DNA-binding domain-containing protein — translation MKKLNPSIKHHLLIGLFITLWGFLFAFIIRPFDDGTLNLEAWIKISIGFNAVSFITYGILSILQNRIYHKIKKWNIGLEISSILFYYMLYTICNYLIYKSPFLNGGYNFTEFCLNITLKAAFVLLPIVLVIRYYSIRLIPVKEDTILIKGENKLDILKIKQSELISISNAQNYVEIFFIQDNKLASKLIRSSLKKIENDILFLVKIHRSHLINPMHFKSWKDANTISLTFMELPVSKNYKKNLSEI, via the coding sequence CTTTTTATCACTCTTTGGGGGTTTTTATTTGCCTTTATCATTAGACCCTTCGACGATGGGACATTAAACCTAGAAGCATGGATTAAAATCAGTATAGGATTTAATGCCGTTTCTTTTATTACTTATGGAATTCTAAGCATCCTACAGAATAGAATATATCACAAAATTAAAAAATGGAATATTGGTCTTGAAATAAGCAGTATTCTATTTTATTATATGCTGTATACTATCTGTAATTATTTAATATACAAAAGCCCATTTCTAAACGGAGGCTATAACTTTACAGAATTTTGTCTTAACATTACCTTGAAAGCTGCCTTTGTATTGCTTCCAATTGTATTGGTAATCCGCTATTATTCTATCAGGTTAATTCCAGTAAAAGAGGATACGATACTAATTAAAGGAGAAAATAAGCTTGATATTCTAAAAATCAAGCAGTCTGAGTTAATAAGTATTTCTAATGCGCAAAATTATGTAGAGATATTTTTTATACAGGACAATAAGCTCGCCTCTAAACTTATTCGTTCTTCCCTAAAAAAAATTGAAAACGATATTTTATTTTTAGTTAAAATTCATCGTTCTCACCTTATAAATCCCATGCATTTTAAGTCCTGGAAAGATGCAAACACCATCTCTCTTACCTTTATGGAACTGCCTGTTTCTAAAAATTATAAAAAGAACCTTTCTGAGATCTAA